In one Pseudomonas sp. SCA2728.1_7 genomic region, the following are encoded:
- a CDS encoding type III PLP-dependent enzyme, with the protein MSIQVEDYFARATFDKMKAFADKQETPFVVIDTAMISQAYDDLRAGFEFAKVYYAVKANPAVEIIDLLKEKGSSFDIASIYELDKVMDRGVSPDRISYGNTIKKSKDIRYFYEKGVRLFSTDSEADLRNIAKAAPGSKVYVRILTEGSTTADWPLSRKFGCQTDMAMDLLILARDLGLVPYGISFHVGSQQRDISVWDAAIAKVKVIFERLKEEDGIHLKLINMGGGFPANYITRTNSLETYAEEIIRFLKEDFGDDLPEIILEPGRSLIANAGILVSEVVLVARKSRTAVERWVYTDVGKFSGLIETMDEAIKFPIWTEKKGEMEEVVIAGPTCDSADIMYENYKYGLPLNLAIGDRLYWLSTGAYTTSYSAVEFNGFPPLKSFYV; encoded by the coding sequence ATGTCGATCCAGGTCGAAGACTATTTCGCGCGCGCTACATTCGACAAAATGAAGGCGTTCGCCGACAAACAGGAAACCCCGTTCGTGGTGATCGACACCGCGATGATCAGCCAGGCCTACGATGACCTGCGCGCCGGTTTCGAATTCGCCAAGGTCTACTACGCGGTCAAGGCCAACCCGGCTGTCGAGATCATCGACCTGCTCAAAGAGAAAGGTTCGAGCTTCGACATCGCCTCGATCTACGAGCTGGACAAGGTGATGGATCGTGGCGTCAGCCCGGACCGTATCAGCTACGGCAACACCATCAAGAAATCCAAGGACATCCGCTACTTCTACGAGAAGGGCGTGCGCCTGTTCTCCACCGACTCCGAGGCCGACCTGCGCAACATCGCCAAGGCTGCACCGGGCTCGAAAGTCTATGTGCGCATCCTCACCGAAGGCTCGACCACGGCTGACTGGCCACTGTCGCGCAAATTCGGCTGCCAGACCGACATGGCCATGGACCTGCTGATTCTTGCTCGCGACCTCGGCCTGGTGCCTTACGGCATCTCGTTCCACGTCGGCTCGCAACAGCGCGACATCAGCGTCTGGGACGCAGCGATTGCCAAGGTCAAAGTGATCTTCGAGCGTTTGAAAGAAGAAGACGGCATCCACCTCAAGCTGATCAACATGGGCGGTGGCTTCCCGGCCAACTACATCACCCGCACCAACAGCCTGGAAACCTACGCCGAAGAAATCATCCGCTTCCTCAAAGAAGACTTCGGTGATGACTTGCCGGAAATCATTCTCGAGCCGGGCCGTTCGCTGATCGCCAACGCCGGTATTCTGGTCAGCGAAGTGGTGCTGGTTGCACGCAAGTCGCGCACTGCCGTCGAGCGTTGGGTATATACCGATGTGGGCAAGTTCTCCGGCCTGATCGAAACCATGGACGAAGCCATCAAGTTTCCGATCTGGACCGAGAAAAAAGGCGAGATGGAAGAAGTCGTGATCGCCGGCCCGACCTGCGACAGCGCCGACATCATGTACGAGAACTACAAGTACGGTCTGCCGCTGAACCTGGCGATCGGTGATCGTCTGTACTGGCTGTCGACCGGTGCGTACACCACCAGTTACAGCGCGGTTGAGTTCAATGGCTTTCCGCCGTTGAAGTCGTTTTACGTGTAA
- a CDS encoding tetratricopeptide repeat protein, with amino-acid sequence MSFLLRREEVLSGEQLSAMLGESPARAAQAILLAAGEGEVEAQALLGQILLDGQGIAQDQALALRWFGIAAGRGHLMARNMLGRCHEHGWGIAADASVAAQHYRIAAQHYRIAAEAGLDWAMYNLANLLATGRGVVVDHLQALALYRRAAELGHAKSMNLLGRYLEEGQVCPADPLAAREWYRRSAEAGDFRGQFSFAAVLAGEGRIDEAVVWLEKALVGGNLNFLRVASQALASAVDPKIQALAGRYALRCQ; translated from the coding sequence ATGAGCTTCCTACTGCGCCGCGAGGAAGTCCTCAGCGGCGAACAACTTAGCGCCATGCTCGGCGAAAGCCCGGCCCGTGCTGCGCAGGCGATTTTGCTGGCGGCGGGTGAGGGCGAAGTCGAAGCGCAGGCCTTGCTTGGGCAGATCCTGCTCGACGGCCAGGGCATTGCGCAGGATCAAGCGCTCGCGCTGCGCTGGTTTGGCATCGCCGCCGGGCGTGGGCATCTGATGGCGCGCAATATGCTCGGGCGTTGTCATGAGCATGGTTGGGGGATTGCGGCGGATGCGTCGGTTGCTGCGCAGCACTATCGGATTGCTGCGCAGCACTATCGGATTGCTGCGGAGGCCGGACTGGATTGGGCGATGTACAACCTCGCCAATCTGCTGGCGACCGGGCGCGGTGTCGTGGTGGATCACCTGCAGGCGCTGGCGCTGTATCGGCGTGCGGCTGAACTGGGCCATGCGAAATCGATGAATCTGCTGGGGCGCTATCTGGAGGAAGGGCAGGTGTGCCCGGCGGATCCTTTGGCGGCGCGTGAATGGTATCGGCGCTCGGCGGAGGCTGGGGATTTCCGCGGGCAGTTCAGTTTTGCGGCGGTGTTGGCGGGTGAAGGGCGGATTGATGAGGCTGTGGTTTGGCTTGAGAAAGCGCTGGTCGGCGGTAATTTGAATTTCTTGCGGGTGGCGAGTCAGGCGTTGGCGAGTGCTGTAGATCCGAAGATTCAGGCGTTGGCTGGGCGGTATGCGCTTCGGTGCCAATAG
- a CDS encoding Fe2+-dependent dioxygenase, whose protein sequence is MLLHIPALFAKEEVQRIRQALEQADWADGKITAGFQSAKAKHNLQLPEGHPLAKEIGAAMLERLWKNPLFMSAALPHKVFPPLVNCYTAGGSFDFHIDNAVRQPKGSIERVRTDLSATLFFSEPEDYDGGELEIQDTYGTQQVKLPAGDMVLYPGTSLHKVNAVTRGARYASFFWTQSLVREDSQRALLFEMDGAIQQLTQDMPDHPSLIRLTGTYHNLLRRWVEV, encoded by the coding sequence ATGCTGCTGCACATCCCCGCACTGTTCGCGAAAGAAGAAGTGCAGCGCATTCGCCAGGCTCTGGAACAGGCTGACTGGGCCGATGGCAAGATCACCGCTGGCTTCCAGTCGGCCAAAGCAAAGCACAATCTGCAACTGCCTGAAGGTCATCCGTTGGCCAAGGAAATCGGCGCGGCGATGCTGGAACGGCTGTGGAAAAATCCGCTGTTCATGTCCGCCGCGCTGCCGCACAAAGTCTTCCCGCCGTTAGTGAACTGTTACACGGCCGGTGGCAGTTTCGATTTCCACATCGACAACGCCGTGCGCCAACCCAAGGGCAGTATCGAACGGGTGCGCACCGATCTGTCGGCGACGCTGTTCTTCAGCGAACCTGAGGATTACGACGGCGGCGAGCTGGAAATCCAGGACACCTACGGCACGCAACAGGTGAAACTGCCGGCAGGCGATATGGTTTTGTACCCCGGCACCAGTTTGCACAAGGTCAACGCGGTCACTCGCGGTGCGCGTTATGCGTCGTTCTTCTGGACGCAAAGCCTGGTGCGTGAAGACAGCCAGCGCGCGTTACTGTTCGAAATGGATGGCGCGATTCAGCAACTGACTCAAGACATGCCTGATCATCCTTCGCTGATCCGCCTCACCGGTACGTATCACAACCTGCTGCGGCGCTGGGTCGAGGTATGA
- a CDS encoding TonB-dependent siderophore receptor, with amino-acid sequence MARQHAQLPVSSPRLLASAIGVAITAGSAGQMVFAAEKTDSKAAGNAIALDATAITGEAQDSTSYQVEKASSPKYTAPLVDTPRSVTVIPQQVLKDTGALNMQDALRTVPGITFGAGEGGNPQGDRPFIRGFDAQGDTYLDGVRDTGSQSREIFAVENIEVSKGPNSAIGGRGAAGGSINLVSKKAHLGNSFDGGFTYGSDQTQRYTLDGNYQFSDTAAGRLNLMSHESNVAGRDKVDYDRWGIAPSLAFGLGTDTRVNLDYYHLESNDTPDSGVPYTIPAGGSAARTKSNPDKPYAGGDHSNFYGLDRDFRKGRTDTATFAIEHDLSDSLTIKNTLRHGTSMQDYILTQPDDSKGNVNNGTVWRRANTRVSNTETTTNQTDLFGNFYVAGFKNSFSTGVEYTREESQKSSYNVNTDTTPRTPGNSSTNCTPSLVGVSSGYNCTSLSNPNANDPWNGAISRNYAGTDTQANTYALYVFDTLELNEQWLLNMGLRYDHFDTDYKSYNAAGTTTSKGDDTSEFVTGQFGVVYKPAENGSIYASYATSATPPGNTLGEGQEGNPLGGTADRSGNLLSSDMEPETTKNYEIGTKWDLLNDRLSLTADIFRTEKENARVQVDTTSYENAGKTRVQGVELSASGKITDKWQVFAGYAFMDSEQVDGGPLGRANDGNELPNTPKNSASLWTTYQVTPKLTIGGGAFYVDDVYGSVANTTMVDSYVRYDAMAAYKLTKNVDLQFNVQNLTNETYYDKAFSTHFANQAAGRTALLSTNFHF; translated from the coding sequence ATGGCACGTCAACACGCACAATTACCGGTCAGTTCACCACGTCTGCTCGCCTCTGCAATCGGTGTGGCAATCACCGCCGGCTCCGCTGGCCAGATGGTCTTCGCCGCGGAAAAAACCGACAGCAAAGCCGCCGGCAATGCCATCGCCCTGGACGCCACCGCCATCACCGGCGAAGCGCAGGACTCGACGTCCTACCAGGTCGAAAAAGCCTCCTCGCCCAAGTACACCGCGCCGCTGGTCGACACGCCGCGCTCGGTCACCGTTATTCCGCAACAAGTTCTGAAAGATACCGGCGCGCTGAACATGCAGGACGCGCTGCGCACCGTGCCGGGCATCACCTTCGGCGCCGGTGAAGGCGGTAACCCACAGGGCGACCGTCCGTTCATCCGTGGCTTCGACGCCCAGGGCGACACCTACCTCGATGGCGTGCGCGACACCGGTTCGCAGAGCCGCGAGATCTTCGCCGTGGAAAACATTGAAGTCAGCAAGGGCCCGAACTCCGCCATCGGCGGTCGTGGCGCGGCAGGCGGCAGCATCAACCTGGTGAGCAAGAAAGCGCACTTGGGCAACTCGTTCGACGGCGGCTTCACCTACGGCTCCGACCAGACCCAGCGCTACACCCTCGATGGCAACTACCAGTTCAGCGACACCGCCGCCGGCCGTCTGAACCTGATGAGCCACGAGAGCAATGTCGCCGGTCGCGACAAAGTCGACTACGACCGCTGGGGTATCGCTCCGTCCCTGGCGTTTGGCCTGGGTACCGACACCCGCGTCAACCTCGACTACTACCATCTCGAAAGCAACGACACCCCGGATTCGGGCGTGCCGTACACCATTCCGGCCGGCGGCTCCGCTGCGCGCACCAAGTCCAATCCGGACAAGCCCTACGCTGGCGGTGACCACAGCAATTTCTACGGCCTGGATCGCGACTTCCGCAAGGGCCGCACCGACACCGCGACCTTCGCCATCGAGCATGACCTGAGCGACTCGCTGACGATCAAGAACACCCTGCGCCACGGCACCAGCATGCAGGATTACATCCTGACCCAGCCGGACGACAGCAAGGGCAACGTCAACAACGGCACGGTCTGGCGTCGGGCGAATACGCGGGTGAGCAATACCGAGACCACCACCAATCAGACTGACCTGTTCGGCAACTTCTACGTCGCCGGCTTCAAGAACAGCTTCTCCACCGGCGTCGAGTACACCCGTGAGGAAAGCCAGAAGTCCTCGTATAACGTCAACACCGACACCACGCCGCGCACACCGGGCAACTCCAGTACTAACTGCACCCCGTCGTTGGTCGGCGTTTCGAGTGGCTACAACTGCACCTCGCTGTCGAATCCAAACGCAAACGATCCGTGGAACGGCGCCATTTCGCGCAACTACGCCGGCACCGACACCCAGGCCAACACCTACGCACTGTATGTGTTCGACACCCTGGAGCTGAACGAGCAGTGGCTGCTGAACATGGGTCTGCGTTACGACCACTTCGACACCGACTACAAGTCCTACAACGCTGCCGGCACCACCACGTCCAAGGGTGATGACACCAGCGAGTTCGTCACCGGTCAGTTCGGCGTTGTCTACAAGCCTGCAGAAAACGGCAGCATCTACGCCTCCTACGCCACCTCGGCCACGCCGCCGGGCAACACCTTGGGCGAAGGTCAGGAAGGCAATCCGTTGGGCGGCACCGCGGATCGCAGCGGCAACCTGCTGAGCAGCGACATGGAACCGGAAACCACCAAGAACTATGAAATCGGTACCAAGTGGGATCTGCTCAATGATCGCCTGTCGCTGACTGCGGATATCTTCCGCACCGAGAAAGAAAACGCTCGTGTGCAAGTCGACACCACCTCGTACGAAAACGCCGGCAAGACCCGTGTGCAAGGTGTCGAACTGTCGGCCAGCGGCAAGATCACCGACAAGTGGCAAGTGTTCGCCGGTTACGCCTTCATGGACAGCGAACAAGTCGATGGCGGTCCACTGGGCCGGGCCAACGATGGCAACGAGCTGCCTAACACCCCGAAAAACAGCGCCAGCCTGTGGACCACTTACCAGGTCACGCCGAAGCTGACCATCGGTGGCGGTGCGTTCTACGTCGACGACGTGTACGGCAGCGTGGCCAACACCACCATGGTTGACTCGTATGTTCGTTACGACGCGATGGCGGCGTACAAGCTGACCAAGAACGTCGACCTGCAATTCAACGTGCAGAACCTGACCAACGAAACCTATTACGACAAAGCCTTCTCGACCCACTTCGCCAATCAGGCGGCTGGCCGTACGGCACTGTTGAGCACCAACTTCCACTTCTGA
- a CDS encoding sulfite reductase flavoprotein subunit alpha: MLKKTLFQLHWFFGITAGLVLALMGITGAAYSFQDEILRALNPSVLQVEKQVAGVLPPVELVERIEATSGKKVSMLWVETDSGSAAKVFFTPPKGERRGEMRYFDPYTAEFMGDAVGQDFFGLMLQLHRFLAMGDTGRNITGACTLILLFFCLSGLYLRWPRQWNSWRVWLTLDWKKKGRAFNWDLHSVAGTWCLLVYLLLALTGLSWSYEWYNKGLTKLLSDAPQNERVRGGRGPAPEGPAPTVDYAAMWSSIYSAAGPGLSAYNIRMPPVAGQPATVFYLLETSPHDRALNQITLDPATGIVKRVDRYADKSFKAQLLTSIYALHVGSYFGLVGRIIITLAAVCMPLFFITGWLLYLDRRRKKKQIKDARKGLAQPAGDASAWLIGFASQSGFAEQLAWQTAGQLQAAGLPVKVQPLANVSEQDLHQSNNALFVVSTFGDGEAPDSARGFERKVLSKAATLDSLNYSVLGLGDRQYQHFCGFAKRLHQWLAEHGGKTLFAPVEVDSGDPYALRHWQTQLGLLTGQAPVDTWQAPSYDNWTLVRRELMNPDSSGAPVYLLGLSAPNTSSWLAGDLVEVLPRNCPWAIEHFLDGLGIRGETTVKINGLDEPLEVALASRQLPEHRAHLVGLHAQSLVDAMVPLAMREYSIASIAADGVLELIVRQEQHSDGSLGIGSGWLTEHAPVGGSISLRVRRNSGFHLPNEPLPMILLGNGTGLAGLRSLLKARIADGQQRQWLLFGERNRQHDFLCRAELEEWLINGDLARLDLAFSRDQAEKVYVQDRLRESAEELKKWLAEGAVIYICGSLQGMASGVDQVLNDILGSAEVERLIEQGRYRRDVY; this comes from the coding sequence GTGTTGAAGAAAACCCTGTTCCAGTTGCACTGGTTTTTTGGCATCACCGCAGGCCTGGTGCTGGCGTTGATGGGCATCACCGGCGCGGCCTATTCGTTTCAGGACGAGATCCTGCGGGCGCTGAATCCGTCCGTCCTGCAAGTAGAAAAACAAGTCGCCGGCGTCCTGCCGCCCGTGGAACTGGTCGAGCGCATCGAAGCCACGTCCGGCAAAAAGGTCTCGATGCTCTGGGTCGAGACCGACAGTGGCAGCGCGGCGAAAGTCTTCTTCACCCCGCCCAAGGGTGAACGTCGCGGTGAGATGCGCTACTTCGATCCGTACACCGCCGAGTTCATGGGCGACGCGGTCGGCCAGGATTTCTTCGGCCTGATGCTGCAACTGCACCGCTTCCTCGCGATGGGCGACACCGGGCGCAACATCACTGGCGCCTGCACGCTGATCCTGCTGTTCTTTTGCCTCTCTGGTTTGTATCTGCGCTGGCCGCGTCAGTGGAACAGCTGGCGCGTCTGGCTGACGCTGGACTGGAAGAAAAAGGGCCGCGCCTTCAACTGGGACCTGCACTCGGTGGCCGGTACCTGGTGCCTGCTGGTCTATCTGCTGCTGGCGTTGACCGGGTTGTCGTGGTCGTACGAGTGGTACAACAAAGGCCTGACCAAGCTGCTTTCCGACGCACCGCAAAACGAGCGCGTGCGCGGTGGTCGCGGCCCAGCGCCGGAAGGCCCGGCACCGACCGTCGATTACGCGGCGATGTGGAGCAGCATTTACAGCGCTGCCGGTCCCGGCTTGTCTGCCTACAACATTCGGATGCCGCCAGTGGCCGGTCAACCGGCGACCGTTTTCTATCTGCTGGAAACTTCGCCGCACGATCGCGCGCTTAACCAGATCACCCTCGACCCGGCCACCGGCATCGTCAAACGTGTCGACCGCTACGCTGACAAGAGCTTCAAGGCGCAACTGCTGACCAGCATTTATGCGCTGCACGTCGGTAGTTACTTCGGCCTGGTCGGGCGGATCATCATCACGCTCGCAGCGGTGTGCATGCCGCTGTTTTTCATCACCGGATGGCTGCTGTACCTCGATCGTCGGCGCAAGAAAAAGCAGATCAAGGATGCGCGCAAAGGCCTCGCTCAACCGGCCGGCGATGCTTCGGCGTGGCTGATCGGTTTCGCCAGCCAGAGCGGGTTTGCCGAGCAACTGGCGTGGCAAACCGCCGGGCAATTGCAGGCCGCCGGATTGCCGGTGAAAGTGCAGCCACTGGCCAATGTCAGCGAACAGGATTTGCACCAATCGAACAACGCGCTGTTTGTGGTCAGCACGTTCGGCGACGGCGAAGCTCCGGACAGCGCGCGCGGTTTTGAGCGCAAAGTGTTAAGCAAGGCTGCAACGCTCGACAGTCTGAATTACTCGGTGCTCGGCCTCGGTGATCGTCAGTATCAGCACTTCTGCGGTTTCGCCAAACGCCTGCACCAATGGTTGGCTGAGCACGGCGGCAAGACATTGTTTGCCCCGGTGGAAGTCGACAGCGGTGATCCGTATGCCCTGCGTCACTGGCAAACCCAACTCGGCCTGCTCACCGGGCAAGCACCGGTCGATACCTGGCAGGCGCCGAGTTACGACAACTGGACGCTGGTCCGCCGCGAACTGATGAACCCGGACAGCAGCGGTGCACCGGTTTATCTGTTGGGCTTGAGCGCACCGAACACCAGCAGTTGGCTGGCCGGCGACCTGGTCGAGGTGCTGCCGCGCAACTGCCCGTGGGCCATCGAACACTTCCTCGACGGCCTCGGCATTCGTGGCGAGACCACAGTGAAAATCAACGGCCTCGACGAACCCCTGGAAGTGGCGCTGGCCTCGCGGCAATTGCCCGAGCACCGTGCACATCTGGTCGGTTTGCATGCGCAATCGCTGGTCGATGCGATGGTGCCGCTGGCCATGCGCGAATACTCGATCGCCTCGATTGCCGCTGACGGCGTGCTGGAGTTGATCGTGCGTCAGGAACAGCACTCGGATGGCAGCCTTGGCATCGGTTCCGGCTGGCTGACCGAGCATGCGCCGGTGGGTGGCAGCATCAGTTTGCGGGTGCGGCGTAACAGTGGTTTCCATCTGCCGAACGAACCGCTGCCGATGATTCTGCTGGGCAACGGCACCGGTCTGGCCGGGCTGCGCAGTTTGCTCAAGGCGAGGATCGCCGATGGCCAACAGCGCCAATGGTTGTTGTTTGGCGAGCGCAATCGTCAACACGATTTCCTCTGCCGCGCGGAGCTGGAAGAGTGGTTGATCAATGGCGATCTGGCGCGGCTGGATCTGGCGTTTTCGCGGGATCAGGCGGAGAAGGTTTATGTGCAGGATCGTTTGCGTGAGTCGGCTGAGGAGTTGAAGAAATGGCTGGCGGAGGGGGCGGTGATTTATATCTGCGGCAGCTTGCAGGGAATGGCTTCGGGGGTTGATCAGGTGCTTAACGACATTCTCGGCAGCGCCGAAGTCGAGCGGTTGATTGAGCAGGGTCGATATCGGCGTGATGTCTATTAA
- a CDS encoding alkaline phosphatase D family protein: MSDFNPGRRRVMQVVGAGLLMPSLAPAVIASVKDRPQLTDGVQSGDLQGDRAMIWSRSDRPAHMVVEWDTRSQFRHPRRVVSALADARSDFTARVELTGLPADQAIFYRVYFKDAQTGVASEPWLGHLRSAPTARRNIRFVWSGDTVGQGFGINPDIGGMRIYEAMRLRLPDFFIHSGDTIYADGPVPAQLTTEGGRIWRNLTTEAKSKVAQTLDDYRGNYRYNLMDENIRRFNAEVPQIWQWDDHEVVNNWSPGKQLDERYQEKDIHTLVGRARKAWLEYSPMRLQAADGGGRIYRKLSYGPMLDVFVLDMRSYRGANDDNLGAAKPFLGREQLDWLKRGLKKSKAQWKVIAADMPIGLGVPDGEVSPGVARWEAVANGDPGPAQGRELEIAELLGYLRAQQVRNFVFLTADVHYCAAHHYHPDRAAFQDFEPFWEFVAGPLNAGSFGPNPLDKTFGPEVVFEKAPPAQNTSPFAGFQFFGEVNIEGGNGEMSVVLRDLNGVAVFEKKLQPV, translated from the coding sequence ATGAGCGATTTCAACCCCGGTCGCCGGCGTGTCATGCAAGTCGTTGGCGCCGGTCTGCTGATGCCAAGCCTGGCGCCGGCGGTGATTGCCTCGGTCAAGGACCGCCCGCAACTGACCGATGGCGTGCAGTCCGGCGACCTGCAAGGCGACCGCGCAATGATCTGGAGCCGCAGCGATCGCCCGGCGCATATGGTGGTCGAGTGGGACACCCGCAGCCAGTTTCGTCACCCGCGCCGGGTGGTCTCGGCGCTGGCCGATGCCCGCAGCGACTTCACCGCCCGCGTTGAGCTCACCGGACTGCCTGCTGATCAGGCGATTTTCTATCGCGTGTATTTCAAGGACGCGCAAACCGGCGTTGCCAGCGAACCATGGCTGGGTCATCTGCGCAGCGCACCGACGGCGCGGCGCAATATTCGCTTCGTCTGGAGCGGCGACACCGTCGGCCAGGGTTTCGGCATCAACCCGGACATCGGCGGCATGCGCATCTATGAAGCCATGCGCCTGCGCCTGCCGGATTTCTTTATCCACAGCGGCGACACGATCTACGCCGACGGCCCGGTGCCCGCTCAGCTCACCACTGAAGGCGGGCGCATCTGGCGCAACCTCACCACCGAAGCCAAGAGCAAAGTCGCGCAGACCCTCGACGACTATCGCGGCAACTATCGCTACAACCTGATGGACGAAAACATCCGCCGCTTCAACGCCGAGGTGCCGCAGATCTGGCAGTGGGACGACCATGAAGTGGTCAACAACTGGTCACCGGGCAAGCAGCTCGACGAGCGCTATCAGGAGAAAGATATCCACACCCTGGTCGGGCGCGCACGCAAGGCCTGGCTGGAATATTCACCGATGCGTTTGCAGGCTGCCGACGGTGGTGGGCGGATTTATCGCAAGTTGAGTTATGGGCCGATGCTCGATGTGTTCGTGCTCGACATGCGCAGCTATCGCGGCGCCAATGACGACAACCTCGGCGCGGCGAAACCGTTTCTGGGGCGTGAGCAACTGGACTGGCTTAAACGCGGTTTGAAGAAATCCAAAGCTCAGTGGAAGGTCATCGCCGCTGACATGCCGATTGGTCTTGGTGTGCCGGATGGCGAGGTCAGTCCGGGTGTGGCGCGTTGGGAGGCAGTGGCTAACGGTGATCCGGGACCGGCGCAGGGGCGCGAGCTGGAGATCGCCGAATTGCTCGGTTATCTGCGCGCGCAGCAGGTGCGCAACTTTGTCTTCCTCACGGCCGACGTGCACTACTGCGCGGCGCATCACTATCACCCGGATCGCGCGGCGTTTCAGGATTTCGAACCGTTCTGGGAGTTTGTCGCGGGACCGCTGAATGCCGGGAGTTTCGGGCCCAATCCGCTGGATAAAACCTTTGGCCCGGAGGTGGTGTTCGAGAAGGCACCGCCGGCGCAGAACACTTCGCCGTTTGCCGGGTTTCAGTTTTTTGGCGAGGTGAATATTGAAGGGGGGAATGGGGAGATGAGCGTGGTGTTGCGGGATTTGAATGGGGTGGCGGTTTTTGAGAAGAAGTTGCAGCCGGTTTGA
- a CDS encoding PTS fructose-like transporter subunit IIB, with the protein MKLAIVTACPNGMVTSVLCARLLDAAAQRQGWSTSVEVIDAAHPERELSAATIAAAEWVLLVATGAVDMTRFVGKRVFQIAPAQALQDVEAVLRRGAEEAEVYVASAAEPVADAPRAPRIVAITACPTGVAHTFMAAEALQQTAKRLGYELQVETQGSVGAKTPLSAAAIAEADVVLLAADIEVATERFAGKKIYRCGTGIALKQSEATLKKALAEGAVESAASDGKAPSKQEKTGIYKHLLTGVSFMLPMVVAGGLMIALSFVFGITAFKEEGTLAAALMQIGGETAFKLMVPLLAGYIAYSIADRPGLAPGMIGGLLASTLGAGFIGGIVAGFIAGYAAKAISRYVALPQSLEALKPILIIPLFASLFTGLVMIYVVGKPVAGMLGALTHFLDSMGTTNAILLGVLLGGMMCVDLGGPINKAAYAFSVGLLASQSYAPMAATMAAGMVPPIGLGIATFIARRKFAQTEREAGKAALVLGLCFISEGAIPFAAKDPLRVIPASIAGGALTGALSMYFGCKLMAPHGGLFVLAIPNAINHALLYLLAIVAGSLLTAIVYATVKRPEAAELALEPAKA; encoded by the coding sequence ATGAAATTAGCCATTGTTACGGCTTGCCCGAACGGCATGGTCACCAGTGTGCTGTGCGCGCGTCTGCTCGATGCGGCGGCGCAGCGTCAGGGCTGGAGCACCAGTGTTGAAGTGATTGATGCGGCGCACCCGGAACGCGAGTTGTCGGCGGCGACCATTGCCGCGGCCGAGTGGGTTTTGCTGGTCGCCACAGGCGCGGTCGACATGACGCGTTTTGTCGGTAAACGTGTTTTCCAGATTGCCCCGGCGCAGGCGTTGCAGGATGTTGAAGCGGTGCTGCGTCGTGGCGCTGAAGAGGCTGAGGTTTACGTCGCCAGCGCGGCAGAACCGGTTGCCGATGCGCCGCGTGCGCCACGCATCGTCGCGATTACCGCGTGCCCGACCGGTGTCGCCCACACCTTCATGGCCGCCGAAGCCTTGCAGCAAACCGCTAAGCGTCTGGGTTACGAACTGCAGGTCGAAACCCAAGGCTCGGTGGGCGCGAAAACCCCGTTGAGCGCAGCGGCGATTGCTGAGGCTGACGTGGTGTTGCTGGCGGCGGATATCGAAGTCGCCACCGAGCGTTTCGCTGGCAAGAAAATCTATCGCTGCGGCACCGGGATCGCCTTGAAGCAGTCCGAAGCCACGCTGAAAAAAGCCTTGGCCGAAGGTGCAGTGGAAAGCGCCGCGAGTGACGGCAAGGCACCGTCCAAGCAAGAGAAAACCGGCATCTACAAACACTTGCTGACCGGCGTGTCATTCATGCTGCCGATGGTTGTGGCCGGCGGTTTGATGATTGCGCTGTCGTTCGTGTTCGGCATCACCGCGTTCAAGGAGGAAGGCACACTGGCGGCGGCATTGATGCAGATCGGCGGCGAGACCGCGTTCAAACTGATGGTGCCGTTGCTGGCGGGTTACATCGCTTATTCGATTGCCGACCGTCCGGGCCTGGCGCCGGGGATGATTGGTGGCTTGCTCGCGAGTACGTTGGGCGCGGGTTTTATCGGCGGCATCGTCGCCGGGTTTATCGCCGGATACGCGGCGAAGGCGATCAGTCGTTATGTCGCCTTGCCGCAAAGCCTTGAAGCACTGAAACCGATTCTGATCATCCCGTTGTTCGCCAGTCTGTTCACCGGTCTGGTGATGATCTACGTGGTCGGCAAACCGGTCGCTGGCATGCTCGGGGCGCTCACGCACTTCCTCGACAGCATGGGTACCACCAACGCGATTCTGCTCGGCGTGCTGCTCGGCGGCATGATGTGCGTCGACCTTGGCGGGCCGATTAACAAAGCCGCGTACGCGTTCTCGGTGGGGCTGCTGGCGTCGCAGAGTTATGCACCGATGGCGGCGACCATGGCCGCGGGCATGGTGCCGCCGATTGGTCTGGGCATCGCCACGTTCATTGCGCGGCGCAAGTTCGCCCAGACTGAACGCGAGGCGGGTAAAGCGGCGCTGGTACTGGGGCTGTGTTTTATCTCCGAGGGGGCGATTCCGTTTGCGGCGAAAGACCCGTTGCGGGTGATCCCAGCGAGCATTGCCGGCGGTGCGCTGACCGGTGCGTTGTCGATGTACTTCGGCTGCAAACTGATGGCGCCGCACGGTGGCTTGTTTGTGCTGGCGATTCCGAATGCGATCAATCATGCGTTGTTGTATTTGCTGGCGATTGTTGCCGGGAGTTTGTTGACCGCGATTGTGTACGCAACGGTCAAACGCCCGGAAGCCGCAGAGCTGGCGCTGGAACCGGCCAAGGCCTGA